Proteins encoded within one genomic window of Amorphoplanes friuliensis DSM 7358:
- a CDS encoding dihydrolipoamide acetyltransferase family protein, translated as MSRIKEFTMPDLGEGLTEGEILSWLVEVGDTIELNQMIAEVETAKAAVELPAKWAGVVTQIFYEAGATVEVGSPIIAIDTDPGAGPLPSAESLAAVEVAPAEGSVEPGMIGGPAPGGRTAVLVGYGPKTATAKRRPRIGTPNGSTTAAPPTPPPAADAGSPRAGVAPNIVTPGPTAAPPAASVRPAGPVLAKPPVRKLARDLGVDLASIAGTGPLGSITRDDVHKAAAPPAPVTARPAVAATAAVFDASREQRIPIKGVRKLTAENMVASAFTAPHVTEFLTVDVTRSMKSLERLKTRPEFRDVRISPLLLVAKAVLLAVKRHPMVNSTWSGATNEIVVKDYVNLGIAAATTRGLIVPNVKDAGRLTLRELADALNALVQTAKSGKTPPSDMSGGTFSISNVGVFGVDTGTPILPPGEAAILAFGAIRPTPWVHKGKIKIRQVTTLGLSFDHRIVDGELGSKFLRDIGRFLEDPEGALLSWT; from the coding sequence ATGTCCCGCATCAAAGAGTTCACCATGCCCGACCTCGGTGAGGGTCTGACCGAGGGCGAGATCCTGTCCTGGCTCGTCGAGGTCGGCGACACCATCGAGCTCAATCAGATGATCGCCGAGGTCGAGACGGCCAAGGCGGCCGTCGAGCTCCCCGCGAAGTGGGCGGGCGTGGTCACGCAGATCTTCTACGAGGCCGGTGCGACGGTCGAGGTCGGTTCGCCGATCATCGCCATCGACACCGACCCGGGCGCGGGCCCGCTCCCGTCCGCCGAATCGCTCGCGGCCGTCGAGGTCGCGCCGGCCGAAGGCTCCGTCGAGCCCGGCATGATCGGTGGTCCGGCTCCGGGCGGCCGCACGGCCGTGCTGGTCGGTTACGGCCCGAAAACCGCAACCGCCAAACGCCGACCCCGCATCGGTACGCCCAACGGCTCCACAACCGCAGCACCCCCAACCCCGCCTCCGGCGGCTGACGCCGGATCACCACGCGCCGGAGTGGCACCAAATATCGTGACACCGGGGCCCACAGCTGCTCCGCCTGCCGCTTCAGTGCGGCCGGCGGGGCCGGTGCTCGCAAAGCCGCCCGTGCGCAAGCTCGCCCGCGACCTCGGCGTCGACCTCGCGTCCATCGCCGGCACGGGCCCGCTGGGCTCGATCACCCGTGACGACGTACACAAGGCAGCGGCTCCCCCGGCACCCGTCACCGCCCGGCCGGCGGTGGCGGCAACGGCAGCGGTGTTCGACGCCTCGCGGGAGCAGCGCATCCCGATCAAGGGCGTGCGGAAGCTCACGGCGGAGAACATGGTCGCCTCGGCGTTCACCGCGCCGCACGTGACGGAGTTCCTGACCGTGGACGTGACGCGGTCGATGAAGTCGCTCGAGCGGCTCAAGACCCGTCCGGAGTTCCGTGACGTGCGGATCTCGCCGCTGCTGCTGGTGGCGAAGGCCGTGCTGCTCGCGGTCAAGCGGCACCCGATGGTCAACTCGACCTGGTCCGGCGCGACGAACGAGATCGTCGTCAAGGACTACGTCAACCTCGGCATCGCGGCGGCAACCACGCGCGGCCTGATCGTGCCGAACGTCAAGGACGCCGGCCGCCTCACGCTGCGTGAGCTGGCAGATGCTTTGAACGCCCTCGTGCAAACCGCTAAGTCGGGCAAGACGCCACCGTCGGACATGTCGGGCGGCACCTTCTCGATCAGCAACGTGGGTGTGTTCGGAGTGGACACCGGCACGCCGATCCTCCCGCCGGGCGAGGCCGCGATTCTGGCCTTCGGGGCGATCCGTCCCACGCCCTGGGTACACAAGGGAAAGATCAAGATCCGCCAGGTCACCACCCTCGGGCTGTCGTTCGACCACCGGATCGTCGACGGCGAGCTGGGTTCGAAGTTCCTGCGTGACATCGGCCGCTTCCTCGAGGACCCGGAGGGCGCACTGCTCTCCTGGACCTGA
- a CDS encoding Uma2 family endonuclease, translating into MPDVHGYTTAELHALPSDGRRWELIEGTFIVSPSGTIDHNAVAAWIALVLGDTAPEAFVVGTDQSATIDDHNEPRPDVIVAPADYLQQSPFPIDGAQLVVEVISPTSVLRDTETKRALYARAGVPAYWIVVPDADKPTISLAELVLDEPGGQYRFATHYTTEVFETETPWPVRIDLPQLIARRARIMRVDPV; encoded by the coding sequence GTGCCTGACGTCCACGGCTACACGACGGCGGAGCTGCACGCGCTTCCCAGCGATGGGCGGCGCTGGGAGCTGATCGAAGGAACCTTCATCGTGTCGCCGTCCGGGACGATCGACCACAACGCCGTCGCCGCCTGGATCGCACTGGTCCTGGGCGACACGGCTCCCGAAGCCTTTGTTGTCGGCACGGATCAGTCGGCGACCATCGACGATCACAACGAGCCGCGGCCTGATGTGATCGTGGCCCCCGCCGACTATCTGCAGCAGTCACCGTTTCCGATCGACGGTGCACAGCTCGTGGTCGAGGTCATCTCTCCCACCTCGGTTCTGCGGGACACCGAGACCAAGCGCGCACTGTATGCCCGGGCCGGCGTGCCCGCTTACTGGATCGTCGTCCCGGACGCCGACAAGCCGACGATCTCGCTCGCGGAGCTCGTCCTGGACGAACCAGGTGGTCAATACCGGTTCGCGACCCACTACACGACCGAAGTCTTCGAGACCGAGACGCCATGGCCGGTCCGGATCGACCTTCCGCAGCTGATCGCCAGGCGCGCCCGGATCATGCGGGTCGACCCGGTCTAA
- the pdhA gene encoding pyruvate dehydrogenase (acetyl-transferring) E1 component subunit alpha — protein sequence MANGESEVGAAPLPAEDRSPGSDAPAGGFVQLLTPGGERIDSVTTADGVTYSVDFTDDEYRELYRDLVTVRRLDAEATALQRQGELGIWASLLGQEAAQVGSGRALRPQDMAFPTYREHGVLYTRGIDPIMPFGLFRGVDQGGWDANKYKFNGYTIVIGSQTLHATGYAMGVTMDGKTGTPDGEAVIAYFGDGATSQGEVNEAFVWAGVFNAPMVFFCQNNQYAISEPLERQTRIPLYRRSAGFGFPGVRIDGNDVLASYAVTRAALDNARNGQGPTLIEAYTYRMGAHTSSDDPTRYRIASEVESWKAKDPISRLKAFLTKQQLADDSFFGEVDDTARTLALDLRERVLAMPDPQPVSMFDHVYPTGSPEVDAQREQFAAYQASFEGSDH from the coding sequence ATGGCGAACGGCGAAAGCGAAGTCGGCGCTGCGCCACTACCGGCGGAGGATCGATCGCCGGGCAGTGACGCGCCGGCGGGCGGTTTCGTTCAGCTGCTCACGCCCGGCGGTGAACGCATCGACAGCGTCACCACGGCGGACGGCGTGACGTACTCGGTCGACTTCACCGACGACGAGTACCGCGAGCTCTACCGGGACCTGGTCACGGTCCGCCGCCTCGACGCCGAGGCGACCGCCCTGCAGCGGCAGGGTGAGCTGGGCATCTGGGCCAGCCTGCTGGGCCAGGAGGCCGCGCAGGTGGGTTCGGGCCGCGCGCTGCGACCGCAGGACATGGCCTTCCCGACCTACCGTGAGCACGGTGTCCTCTACACCCGGGGCATCGACCCGATCATGCCGTTCGGCCTGTTCCGCGGGGTCGACCAGGGCGGCTGGGACGCCAACAAGTACAAGTTCAACGGCTACACGATCGTCATCGGGTCGCAGACGCTGCACGCCACCGGCTACGCCATGGGCGTGACCATGGACGGCAAGACCGGCACCCCCGACGGCGAGGCGGTCATCGCGTACTTCGGCGACGGCGCCACCAGCCAGGGTGAGGTCAACGAGGCGTTCGTCTGGGCCGGCGTGTTCAACGCCCCGATGGTCTTCTTCTGCCAGAACAACCAGTACGCGATCTCCGAGCCGCTGGAGCGCCAGACCCGGATCCCGCTCTACCGGCGTTCGGCCGGCTTCGGCTTCCCGGGTGTCCGCATCGACGGCAACGACGTGCTGGCCAGTTACGCCGTGACCCGCGCCGCTCTCGACAACGCCCGCAACGGTCAGGGGCCGACGCTGATCGAGGCGTACACCTACCGGATGGGCGCGCACACCAGCTCCGACGACCCGACCCGCTACCGCATCGCGAGCGAGGTCGAGTCGTGGAAGGCCAAGGACCCGATCAGCCGGCTCAAGGCGTTCCTGACCAAGCAGCAGCTCGCCGACGACTCGTTCTTCGGCGAGGTCGACGACACGGCCCGCACCCTGGCCCTGGACCTGCGCGAGCGTGTCCTGGCCATGCCGGACCCGCAGCCGGTCTCGATGTTCGACCACGTCTACCCGACGGGTTCGCCCGAGGTCGACGCGCAGCGCGAGCAGTTCGCCGCGTACCAGGCCTCCTTCGAGGGGAGCGACCACTGA
- a CDS encoding LppU/SCO3897 family protein, which translates to MTSEGQHAGQQPGPTSGSGADPFGADGFPPDSDGRSAPDRAPSYPHAQESFPSAYGPPPHTTPNGGSPFVVPAVPPANQPPPPAPQQPGPAFGPGAAKFTSSGSARVPEPGALPQRPPAAPEAPQSAWAPPPSAQPSAPPEENPFAPRAAEPHPYRGGSVGELPQRNPGVAGGPLDGPVGDFNGFTPTRQPAEAARPAGGPEMPRRTPGENHSPFERPGFNQPPAEQPAFGSARPDDADMPSRAPGVSAFGDQRVRVPGATLTGLPDGPLADSPPARGNGGLSDSGGFPLRGGPGNASFPVRGGSDTGSSGYAAGSNPDSGALAARSGAFATPDDSVRNGSGAFPAQDSGPFAQRGDDGSAPPSRNGAGSGSFPVQGGDPFARGNAQDGAPFAPRGDSGSADDGALPARNGPFPAQSGDPFAQRSEASPADSDGFAARSDADNGPYGRTPADGDNARGGDFPSRGSSDGDEPRRPFGDRPGEPDAGRFDDPQGEDDQQDRSGPAGYAQRVPGASFAATGSPDTSRPESSSGYAQRVPGASFGNAGAPVVAEPRNAAAVPQPRDPAEQPEAADRPGPAKGTARPVSASASVPVASRVSPPADAEELPPPPANPQSRVYGRPAPADDTPDQDESSGAAPTSGARGPVPVSGARDAAPTSGAYGQAPETPYAAESPFAPQPDGPYGRPPAKDADAPYGRPPESNENPYGRPPEAGESPFSSPAEADESPYGRSPEAGNGPYGRPPEAGESPFGRSPETGDGPYGRPPESDQAPFGRSPESDDGSHDRRPEAAEAFGRSPETGDGPYGRPPESDENPYARPPRDENPYGRPAADGDNQYGRPAAGGDNQYGRPAAGGDNQYGRPAESAEHPYGRPPESADNTYGRPVSGASGPFAPSADGQSDERSRFGGPPQDDPFAPRPASGAFGAAFDGRPAPDQAGRPGPFDGPGTPDAAPTSGAYGAAPEAPTSGAFGAAPTSGAFGAAPTSGAFGAAPTSGGAQPGRPSGRATASARVSPPGQPFSPPAQGDAPDERNPQAFSEFTTDIAGRGRPGQPGQPGPVPGNPAGRTTPPDLYSEHTTDVSGRNQSAEQPYVPAPALPSMHAAPPLENGFPPAQSPDSTQPFGDRPRMGGVFPGPASRATVTPPGPDQTASWPNRPESEDADQGRFDSFKPDAPEVVSTQAAKPETPHVRMLPVILGVILGAGLIVGLTLGVTWLIARGSHDGAPSGGSSFSVKAGDCVKRNGDAAVTASCSDAGSFEVTAIVDTKEQCPDQKQPYVVNPTDNGRTQVLCLKPRT; encoded by the coding sequence ATGACGTCCGAGGGCCAGCACGCCGGTCAGCAGCCGGGGCCCACGTCGGGCAGCGGAGCCGACCCGTTCGGCGCCGACGGTTTTCCCCCCGACTCGGACGGCCGGTCGGCCCCCGATCGCGCACCGTCCTATCCGCACGCGCAGGAGTCCTTCCCCAGCGCGTACGGGCCCCCGCCCCACACCACGCCCAACGGCGGCTCGCCGTTCGTGGTGCCCGCGGTCCCGCCGGCAAATCAGCCGCCGCCGCCCGCGCCTCAGCAGCCCGGTCCCGCTTTCGGGCCCGGAGCAGCCAAGTTCACCTCCAGCGGCTCCGCCCGTGTGCCCGAGCCCGGTGCGCTTCCGCAGCGCCCGCCCGCGGCTCCCGAGGCACCGCAGTCCGCCTGGGCTCCCCCGCCGTCCGCGCAGCCGAGTGCTCCGCCGGAGGAAAACCCGTTCGCCCCGCGTGCGGCCGAGCCTCACCCGTACCGTGGCGGAAGCGTCGGCGAGCTGCCGCAGCGCAACCCCGGTGTGGCCGGTGGCCCGCTCGACGGACCGGTCGGCGACTTCAACGGCTTCACCCCCACGCGCCAGCCCGCCGAGGCCGCACGCCCGGCCGGCGGCCCGGAGATGCCCCGGCGCACCCCCGGTGAAAATCACTCACCGTTCGAGCGCCCCGGCTTCAACCAGCCCCCGGCAGAGCAGCCGGCGTTCGGCTCGGCCCGTCCCGACGACGCCGACATGCCGAGCCGCGCTCCCGGTGTGTCCGCGTTCGGCGACCAGCGTGTCCGCGTCCCCGGCGCAACCCTGACCGGTCTGCCGGACGGCCCGCTCGCCGACAGTCCCCCGGCCCGCGGCAACGGCGGCCTGTCCGACAGCGGCGGCTTCCCGCTGCGCGGCGGCCCCGGCAACGCCAGCTTCCCGGTCCGCGGCGGTTCCGACACCGGCAGCAGCGGCTACGCGGCAGGCAGCAACCCCGACAGCGGAGCGCTGGCGGCCCGCAGTGGCGCCTTCGCCACCCCGGACGACTCCGTCCGCAACGGCTCGGGCGCCTTCCCGGCCCAGGATTCCGGCCCGTTCGCCCAGCGCGGCGACGACGGCTCCGCGCCGCCCTCCCGCAACGGCGCCGGCAGTGGCTCTTTCCCGGTCCAGGGCGGTGACCCGTTCGCTCGCGGCAACGCGCAGGACGGCGCCCCCTTCGCCCCGCGCGGCGACAGTGGGTCCGCGGACGACGGCGCACTCCCGGCCCGTAACGGCCCGTTCCCTGCCCAGAGCGGTGACCCCTTCGCCCAGCGGAGTGAGGCCTCCCCGGCCGACAGCGACGGCTTCGCCGCTCGTAGCGACGCTGACAACGGCCCCTACGGCCGCACCCCGGCCGACGGTGACAACGCGCGCGGCGGCGACTTCCCGTCCCGGGGTTCCTCGGACGGCGACGAACCGCGCCGCCCCTTCGGCGACCGCCCGGGCGAGCCCGACGCCGGTCGTTTCGACGACCCGCAGGGCGAAGACGACCAGCAGGACCGCAGCGGCCCGGCCGGTTACGCCCAGCGTGTCCCCGGCGCCTCGTTCGCCGCCACGGGTTCACCGGACACCAGCCGGCCCGAAAGCAGCAGCGGTTACGCCCAGCGCGTCCCGGGAGCCTCCTTCGGCAACGCGGGCGCTCCCGTGGTCGCCGAGCCCCGCAACGCCGCGGCCGTGCCGCAGCCGCGCGACCCCGCCGAGCAGCCCGAGGCCGCCGACCGTCCCGGCCCCGCGAAGGGCACCGCCCGTCCGGTGTCGGCGAGCGCTTCCGTACCGGTCGCGAGCCGGGTCAGCCCGCCCGCGGACGCCGAAGAGCTTCCGCCGCCGCCGGCCAACCCGCAGTCCAGGGTCTACGGCCGCCCGGCCCCCGCCGACGACACCCCGGACCAGGACGAGTCGTCCGGTGCGGCGCCGACCTCGGGCGCCCGCGGCCCTGTGCCCGTTTCCGGAGCCCGGGACGCCGCACCCACGTCGGGTGCCTACGGTCAGGCGCCGGAGACGCCCTACGCCGCCGAGAGCCCGTTCGCCCCGCAGCCCGACGGTCCTTACGGCCGCCCGCCGGCCAAGGACGCTGACGCTCCTTACGGCCGCCCGCCCGAGTCGAACGAGAACCCTTACGGCCGCCCGCCCGAGGCAGGCGAGAGCCCCTTCAGCAGTCCGGCCGAGGCAGACGAAAGCCCCTACGGCCGTTCGCCCGAGGCGGGTAACGGTCCTTACGGCCGCCCGCCGGAAGCAGGCGAGAGCCCCTTCGGCCGCTCGCCCGAGACAGGCGACGGTCCTTACGGCCGCCCACCCGAGTCGGACCAGGCCCCCTTCGGCCGCTCGCCCGAGTCAGATGACGGTTCTCACGACCGCCGGCCCGAGGCAGCCGAGGCCTTCGGCCGCTCGCCCGAGACAGGCGACGGTCCTTACGGCCGCCCACCCGAGTCGGACGAGAACCCCTACGCCCGCCCGCCGCGTGACGAGAACCCTTACGGTCGTCCGGCCGCAGACGGCGACAACCAGTACGGTCGCCCGGCCGCAGGTGGCGACAACCAGTACGGTCGTCCCGCCGCAGGTGGCGACAACCAGTACGGTCGTCCGGCAGAAAGTGCCGAGCACCCCTACGGCCGTCCGCCGGAGAGTGCTGACAACACCTACGGCCGCCCGGTCTCCGGCGCGTCCGGACCGTTCGCGCCCTCGGCTGACGGCCAGTCCGACGAGCGGTCCCGTTTCGGCGGCCCGCCGCAGGACGATCCCTTCGCGCCCCGGCCCGCCTCGGGTGCCTTCGGTGCCGCTTTTGACGGCCGCCCGGCACCCGACCAGGCCGGACGCCCCGGCCCGTTCGACGGCCCCGGCACACCCGACGCCGCGCCGACCTCGGGCGCATACGGCGCCGCACCCGAGGCGCCCACCTCAGGCGCGTTCGGCGCTGCACCCACGTCGGGTGCCTTCGGTGCTGCGCCCACTTCCGGTGCGTTCGGCGCTGCGCCGACCTCGGGTGGCGCGCAGCCCGGTCGCCCGTCGGGCCGGGCCACCGCCAGCGCCCGCGTCAGCCCGCCCGGTCAGCCGTTCTCGCCGCCCGCCCAGGGTGACGCGCCGGACGAGCGGAACCCGCAGGCGTTCAGCGAGTTCACCACGGACATCGCCGGTCGTGGCCGGCCCGGTCAGCCGGGTCAGCCCGGGCCCGTGCCGGGCAATCCCGCCGGCCGGACCACACCTCCGGACCTGTACAGCGAGCACACCACGGATGTGTCAGGGCGCAACCAGTCCGCCGAGCAGCCCTACGTGCCCGCACCGGCCCTGCCGTCGATGCACGCCGCGCCTCCGCTGGAGAACGGCTTCCCGCCGGCGCAGTCGCCGGACTCGACGCAGCCGTTCGGTGATCGGCCGCGGATGGGCGGGGTTTTCCCGGGTCCGGCCAGCCGGGCGACGGTGACGCCGCCCGGACCGGATCAGACGGCAAGCTGGCCGAACCGCCCGGAGTCCGAGGACGCCGACCAGGGCCGGTTCGACTCGTTCAAGCCGGATGCTCCCGAGGTTGTCTCGACGCAGGCCGCCAAGCCCGAGACCCCCCACGTACGCATGCTGCCTGTGATCCTGGGTGTGATCCTCGGCGCCGGCCTGATCGTCGGTCTGACGTTGGGTGTCACCTGGCTGATCGCCCGTGGTTCGCACGACGGCGCCCCGAGCGGTGGCAGCAGCTTCTCGGTCAAGGCGGGCGACTGTGTCAAGCGCAACGGCGATGCGGCGGTCACCGCGAGCTGCAGTGATGCGGGTTCGTTCGAGGTGACGGCGATCGTCGACACCAAGGAGCAGTGCCCGGACCAGAAGCAGCCGTACGTGGTGAACCCCACCGACAACGGCCGTACGCAGGTGCTCTGCCTCAAGCCGCGTACCTGA
- a CDS encoding alpha-ketoacid dehydrogenase subunit beta, producing MMTETLTLGKALNHGLRRALENDPKVVIMGEDVGKLGGVFRITDGLQKDFGEDRVIDTPLAEAGIIGTAVGLAIRGYRPVCEIQFDGFVFPAYNQIVAQVAKMYYRSLGNVRLPIVIRIPYGGGIGAVEHHSESPEAYFAHTPGLKVVTCSNPADAYAMIQQSINSDDPIVFFEPKRRYWEKGAVDLDTPSTFPLHASRVAREGSDATVIAYGPMVRTALDAAQAAAEDGRTLEVIDLRTLSPLDLGPVYDSVRKTGRAVVVHEAPGNLGLGAEIAARITEECFYSLEAPVLRVTGFDVPYPSARVEEEYLPDLDRVLDAIDRSLGW from the coding sequence CTGATGACCGAGACATTGACTCTTGGCAAAGCCCTCAATCACGGTCTGCGCCGGGCCCTGGAGAACGACCCCAAGGTCGTCATCATGGGTGAGGACGTCGGCAAGCTCGGCGGCGTCTTCCGGATCACCGACGGCCTGCAGAAGGACTTCGGCGAGGACCGCGTCATCGACACCCCGCTGGCCGAGGCCGGCATCATCGGCACCGCGGTCGGTCTGGCCATCCGCGGCTACCGGCCGGTCTGCGAGATCCAGTTCGACGGGTTCGTCTTCCCGGCCTACAACCAGATCGTCGCGCAGGTCGCGAAGATGTACTACCGCTCGCTGGGCAACGTGCGGCTGCCGATCGTCATCCGCATCCCCTACGGCGGCGGCATCGGCGCGGTCGAGCACCACTCCGAGTCCCCCGAGGCGTACTTCGCGCACACCCCGGGCCTCAAGGTCGTGACGTGCTCGAACCCGGCCGACGCGTACGCGATGATCCAGCAGTCGATCAACTCGGACGACCCGATCGTCTTCTTCGAGCCGAAGCGCCGCTACTGGGAGAAGGGTGCGGTCGACCTCGACACGCCGTCGACCTTCCCGCTGCACGCCTCGCGGGTGGCGCGTGAGGGTTCGGACGCGACCGTGATCGCGTACGGCCCGATGGTCCGGACCGCCCTCGACGCGGCTCAGGCCGCTGCCGAGGACGGGCGCACGCTGGAGGTCATCGACCTGCGTACCCTCTCGCCCCTGGACCTGGGCCCGGTCTACGACTCGGTCCGCAAGACGGGCCGGGCCGTGGTCGTGCACGAGGCCCCCGGCAACCTCGGCCTCGGCGCCGAGATCGCCGCCCGGATCACCGAGGAGTGCTTCTACTCCCTCGAGGCGCCGGTGCTGCGGGTGACGGGCTTCGACGTGCCCTACCCGTCGGCGCGCGTCGAGGAGGAGTACCTCCCCGATCTCGACCGGGTGCTCGACGCCATCGACCGTTCGTTGGGCTGGTGA
- a CDS encoding GTPase family protein, whose translation MSLVERVKHALTRDDRVDAEQLVARLDALQRFLRVTDPYLPDNDLVAAHTLVERAGSRLALSQDHTVVALAGSTGSGKSSLFNALARLKLSPVGVRRPTTGVAHACVWGPLEQANKLLDWVGVLPRQRFIRESALDGDDEAALRGLVLLDLPDFDSIERGHRLEVDRLLGLVDQVVWVVDPQKYGDRVLHNAYLKQFKQHSDITIVVLNQADRLSPADTEIVLTDLKRLLVEDGLTDVPALATSAKQPGMLTELRAALEQTVAERQAALRRLSGDLDAVAEQLEKTIGPPAAEDEVDRATVRQLSDALAASAGVPAVASATANAYRHRAVASTGWPLIRGVRKLRPDPLKRLHLSTEKTEPSTDLVPVSRTSLPEADAAQKSAVGLSVRAVAARAAAPIPEVWAPALNTASRSRLGDLPDALDRAVAKTDLGMSRKPIWWTVVGLLQLLFTLAAVVGLGWLIAGYAVRIIGLPELNDPKVGDVPLPTLLLLGGLLLGLLLAMLLRPIVNLGAKRAGRRAEQRLRTSVTEVAREYVVAPVREVLNGYAQAREALTVVRSE comes from the coding sequence ATGAGCCTCGTCGAGCGGGTCAAGCACGCTCTGACGCGTGACGACCGCGTGGACGCCGAACAACTCGTCGCGCGGCTCGACGCCCTGCAGCGGTTCCTGCGTGTCACCGACCCGTACCTGCCGGACAACGACCTGGTTGCCGCGCACACGCTGGTCGAGCGGGCCGGCAGCCGCCTCGCGCTCTCCCAGGACCACACGGTTGTTGCGCTCGCCGGCAGCACCGGCAGCGGCAAGTCCAGCCTGTTCAACGCCCTCGCCCGGCTGAAGCTGTCGCCGGTGGGCGTCCGCCGCCCGACCACCGGTGTGGCGCACGCCTGCGTCTGGGGCCCGCTCGAGCAGGCCAACAAGCTGCTCGACTGGGTCGGCGTCCTGCCCCGGCAGCGTTTCATCCGCGAGAGCGCGCTCGACGGCGACGACGAGGCCGCCCTGCGCGGGCTCGTGCTGCTCGACCTGCCCGACTTCGACTCGATCGAACGCGGCCACCGCCTCGAGGTCGACCGCCTGCTCGGACTCGTCGACCAGGTCGTGTGGGTGGTCGACCCGCAGAAATACGGCGACCGCGTCCTCCACAACGCCTACCTGAAGCAGTTCAAGCAGCACAGCGACATCACCATCGTCGTGCTCAACCAGGCCGACCGGCTCTCGCCCGCCGACACCGAGATCGTCCTGACCGACCTCAAGCGCCTGCTCGTCGAGGACGGCCTGACGGACGTGCCGGCCCTGGCGACCTCCGCGAAGCAGCCCGGCATGCTGACCGAGCTGCGGGCGGCCCTGGAGCAAACCGTCGCCGAACGCCAGGCCGCGCTCCGCCGCCTCTCCGGCGACCTCGACGCGGTCGCCGAGCAGCTCGAGAAGACGATCGGACCGCCCGCCGCCGAGGACGAGGTCGACCGCGCGACGGTACGCCAGCTCAGCGACGCGCTCGCCGCTTCGGCCGGGGTGCCCGCGGTGGCTTCGGCGACGGCGAACGCGTACAGGCATCGGGCTGTTGCGAGCACCGGGTGGCCGCTGATCCGTGGTGTCCGCAAGCTGCGGCCGGATCCACTCAAACGTCTCCACCTGTCGACGGAGAAGACCGAGCCTTCGACTGATCTGGTGCCTGTCTCGCGTACGTCTCTGCCGGAGGCCGACGCGGCGCAGAAGTCCGCGGTCGGTCTGTCCGTGCGGGCCGTGGCGGCCCGGGCCGCCGCGCCGATCCCCGAGGTCTGGGCGCCCGCCCTGAACACCGCCTCCCGGTCCCGCCTCGGCGACCTGCCGGACGCCCTGGACCGGGCCGTCGCCAAGACCGACCTGGGCATGAGCCGCAAACCGATCTGGTGGACCGTCGTCGGGCTGCTGCAATTGCTCTTCACCCTCGCGGCCGTGGTCGGCCTGGGCTGGCTCATCGCCGGGTACGCCGTCCGCATCATCGGCCTGCCGGAGCTCAACGACCCCAAGGTCGGCGACGTGCCCCTGCCGACCTTGTTGCTGCTGGGTGGCCTGCTCCTGGGCCTGCTGCTGGCCATGCTTCTGCGCCCGATCGTCAACCTGGGCGCCAAACGCGCCGGTCGCCGCGCCGAGCAACGCCTGCGAACATCGGTCACCGAGGTCGCCCGGGAGTACGTTGTCGCCCCCGTCCGCGAGGTCCTGAACGGGTACGCACAGGCACGCGAGGCCCTCACGGTCGTCCGTTCGGAATAG